In a single window of the Sander lucioperca isolate FBNREF2018 chromosome 19, SLUC_FBN_1.2, whole genome shotgun sequence genome:
- the LOC116066121 gene encoding pleurocidin-like peptide WF3, whose product MKCIALFLVLSLVVLMAEPGECIWGMLFKGAIHVGRMIHGLIKRRRGETEEQALERVFERERAFA is encoded by the exons ATGAAGTGCATCGCGCTCTTTCTTGTGTTGTCGCTGGTCGTCCTCATGGCTGAACCCGGAGAGTGTATTTGGGGGATGCTTTTCAAAGGAGCCATTCACG TCGGCCGAATGATCCATGG TCTTATCAAGAGGAGACGCGGCGAGACCGAGGAGCAAGCGCTGGAACGTGTGTTTGAGCGAGAGAGAGCTTTTGCCTGA